Genomic DNA from Candidatus Neomarinimicrobiota bacterium:
ACATCAGACCGGGTACGAGTGGTGCCCAACCCCGTCACCACCAAGGCCGGGGAACTGGGTTTCCCCGGTGATCCCGACCGGGTGCTGTTCACCAACCTGCCCTACCAGTGCCGCCTGCACATCTTCACCGAAACCGGTGACCAGGTGCTCAGCCTGGACCACTTAGGCACCGACCAGGAAATCTGGAATCAGCGCACCGATGACAACCAGTACGTGGCCAGCGGCGTGTACGTCCTGACTGTCACGGAGGCCGAGTCCGTCGATGGCAGGGAGCTACCGGATCAATTCGTGAAATTCGTAATCGTCCGCTAATTAATATATTTGGGATATAAAAATGAGAACTGATTTTCAACGGCGACCGAACCGCTTGCGGAGCGAAGGGCTCCAGGCTGGCCGGATTTTGGCGCTCGCCCTGGGTCTATTCGTAGGGTTCGACTTGCAGGCCGGGATCATCAAGAAGGCCCAGGTAGGCTTTCGTTTCCTGGAAAATCCCATCTCAGCCGAGGCCGTGGGTCGGGGCGGACTGGGTCTGGTGATGTTCCGCAACGCCAATACGGTGTTCTGGAATCCTGCCGGCCTGGGATGGATCAATACCCGCCTGGATGTGGCCGCCAATTATACGCGCGGGATTGCCGACATCAATCACGGATCATTTGCCGCGGCGGTTGACCTGGGCGGCTCACGGGTGGTGGCCTTCGACGGCCTTACCATAGACTATGGCGATTTCTATGGTACCCGCCGGGCGGACAATGACGAGGGCTACGTGGATACCGAGGTGTTTTCGCCCCAGGCCTTCGCTCTGGGCCTATCTTTCGGCCAGCGGGTGAGTGATCGTTTCTCCTATGGCGTCCGGGTAAAATACGTCATGCAGGACCTGGGCGATGCCTGGATTACAGTGGATAAGGCGGAGGGCCTGACAGATACTACCACCAAGAACTATGCCCTGGCTGAGCCTGCCCTGGACCTGGGGGCAATCTATGACTTCCAGTTCCACGGCATCCGCTTCGGGGCGGCGATACAGAACTACTCGCGTCGGATCAGTTTCGAGACCCAGGAAATTCCCCTCCCCTTCGCCATCAGCTTCAGCATTATGGTGGATCCCCTGTCGATTGTCCGGCCCGACCTGGGGGATCACGTGCTCCATCTTGGCTTGGAAACCCGGCATCCCCGAGACTTTAAAGAGAAAGTCAAGCTGGGAGCAGAGTACGCTTTCCGAGACATGTTCATCGTCCGGGGTGGCTTCATGGGCAATTATGACCAGAGGGGGCTAACCCTGGGCTTCGGCTTCAAACAGGCCTGGACGGCCGGAACGATCCGCTTTGATTACGCCTACCAGGATTTTGGCATCTTTCAGGCCGTGCACATCGTTTCCTTCGGCATCGCCCGTTAGGTGGCAATAACCACGCGCCTGAATGGGATCGC
This window encodes:
- a CDS encoding PorV/PorQ family protein encodes the protein MRTDFQRRPNRLRSEGLQAGRILALALGLFVGFDLQAGIIKKAQVGFRFLENPISAEAVGRGGLGLVMFRNANTVFWNPAGLGWINTRLDVAANYTRGIADINHGSFAAAVDLGGSRVVAFDGLTIDYGDFYGTRRADNDEGYVDTEVFSPQAFALGLSFGQRVSDRFSYGVRVKYVMQDLGDAWITVDKAEGLTDTTTKNYALAEPALDLGAIYDFQFHGIRFGAAIQNYSRRISFETQEIPLPFAISFSIMVDPLSIVRPDLGDHVLHLGLETRHPRDFKEKVKLGAEYAFRDMFIVRGGFMGNYDQRGLTLGFGFKQAWTAGTIRFDYAYQDFGIFQAVHIVSFGIAR